The nucleotide window CTACGAGTCTcagctgttgtttttcttgcaGATACTTTTGCAACACGTCTAGCTGGTACAAGTGTAGCAAAAGGGATTTGTATTTGAGAAGAGGGCATCCTACATGACGGAGTTGGGTTtcttacattatgttaaattaaatgacttagttcaactgaattccctccctctctccctacctctttctccctctctgcctccctttccccctctctctctctccctccctctctccctccctctctctctctctctccctccctgctccctccctctctctctctcgccctctctccctccctccccctctctctctctcgctccctctccctccctctcccttcctctttctctctctctccccctctctccctccctcccttacttctctctctctctctctctctctctctctctctctctctctctctctctctctctctctctctctctctctctctctctctctctctctctctctctctctctctctctctcttcctccctccctctcactctctcccacccaccctccctcactccctccctccctctctctctctctctttcgctctctctctctcccaccctccctctctccctccctctctctctctctctctctctctctctctctctctctctctctctctctctctctctctctctctctctctctctctctctctctctctctctctctctctcttcctccctccctctctctctctctctctctctcccaccctccctccctctctccctccctccctctctctctcccaccctccctccctctctccctctctccctccctctctctctctctctctctctctctctctctctctctctctctctctctctctctctctctctctctctctctctctctctctccctgcccctctctctctctctctctctctctctctctctctctctctctctctctctctctctctctctctccccctccctccctccctcccagttcTCCCAGGCTCTGCGGAGCTTCATCGAGCAGCACCAGCTGTGGGACCTGAAGGTGTGGACCAGCCAGTTGAGGAGGACCATCCAGACGGCCGAGGAGCTCGCTGTGCCCTACGAGCAGTGGAAGATCCTCAACGAGATCGATGCTGTGGGTACCCCACCTCACAGGGGGCTTTACAAAGCAAAAGTCCTGTGGTtgatatgtatatacatatatatatatatagggctgGGCAATGATTAAAAGTTTTAATCGCGTTAATCGCATGAGTTCCTCTTACATTGTTTTACGCTAAATCCAATAATGAATTcaaaagcagtgtaatgcacaCTTTTATTGTAAATGTACTGCCATATGAACACAAGTGCCGTAACATTTGTTGTGCAAACATTTTAACATCAAGTTCCGTACCCTTCTCCATGTTTGTTTATCCGCCAATTATATTCCGACTGTTTCTCTTTCCAGTGAGCGCCGCAGCAGCTAGCAACATGCTAGGCTCGCTCACGATGCTAGGCTCGCTCACGATGgacttttacaaaataaaagccagtGAGCAACAGATTttacaataagaaaataaataacaaaaactgCGTTGCTTAACTGAGATTAAATAATTGTTGGCgataattcattaattaaagCGTTATAATCGCGTTAACTTCtccagccctaatatatatatatatatagggctgGATAAAACAAGTCctaatatatttgtatgtagcctatgtatgtgtatatatacacatacatacatagaagTATAATATGGAACATCAGAAAGGTTTACTCAAAATACTGGGGGGGGCTTTGATTTTGATTTTCTTCCACTGTCTTAGTTTGTTTTATCTTGGCACACTTATCCTTCCTACCCTTAATTAACTACGTTATTCGGTTTGCTTTTGTCATTTGTTGTTCCCTAATTTTTAGTGGCGCATAATTCAAAgtgttcttatttattttaacccaAGATAAGAGCGTGTTCTTCATGTTCCTCCGGCCTCCACAGGGGGTGTGTGAGGAGATGAGCTACGAGATGATCCAGGCCTCCTTCCCGGAGGAGTTTGCTCTACGGGACCACGACAAATACCACTACCGTTACCCCGGGGGAGAGGTAACCATGACAACCGGACTCATCAAGTACACTTCATTTGAACTGCTTGTTTACAATTCCAACAAAGTACCAAATATCAGTGGGCGTGTGTAGCCCTCCAACTAACCaataattaatattgatatcGTTGATACATTTGGGGGGCGTTCTAAAAACTCAACGGCCGACTGACCCCTGGCTGACCCCTCCCAGGTTAAGCCCTGCTCTAGTACTGGTCTAGAACTGCTCTAGGCTAAACCTCCCAGGCTAACCCTCCCAGGTTTAGCCCTGCTCTAGGCTGACCCTCCCAGGTTTAGCCCTGCTGTAGGCTAACCCTCCCAGGTTTAGCCCTGCTGTAGGCTAACCCTCCCAGGTTTAGCTCTGCTCTAGGTGACCCTCCCAGGTTTAGTCCTGCTATAGGTGACCCTGCCAGGTTTAGCCCTGCTCTAGGCTGACCCTCCCAGGTTTAGCTCTGCTCTAGGCTGACCCTGCCAGGTTTAGCCCTGCTCTAGGCTAACCCTCCCAGGTTTAGCCCTGCTCTAGGCTAACCCTCCCAGGTTTAGCTCTGCTCTAGGCTAACCCTCCCAGGTTTAGCCCTGCTCTAGGTGACCCTGCCAGGTTTAGCCCTGCTCTAGGTGACCCTCCCAGGTTTAGCCCTGCTCTAGGCTGACCCTCCCAGGTTTAGCCCTGCTCTAGGCTAACCCTCCCAGGTTTAGCCCTGCTGTAGGCTAACCCTCCCAGGTTTAGCCCTGCTCTAGGCTGACCCTCCCAGGTTTAGCCCTGCTCTAGGCTGACCCTCCCAGGTTTAGCCCTGCTCTAGGCTGACCCTGCCAGGTTTAGCCCTGCTCTAGGTGACCCTGCCAGGTTTAGCCCTGCTCTAGGCTGACCCTCCCAGGTTTAGCCCTGCTCTAGGCTGACCCTCCCAGGTTTAGCCCTAGCTCTAGAACTGCTCTAGTGTCCTGTTCTATTTGGAGCGGCATCGTATCAGAGAAACAGAATGCAGAGGAAACATGTGGTTTCACTGGTGTTCATGTCTTTTTATGGGACTTATTTAATTTTACGGTTGCCTCTTTTTAATTGGTTTCACCCGAGCTACTCCCACAGAGTTACCTTCCCACGGAGTTAATTAATCATTTACCTTCAATGAACTCCAGCCTGCTTTGATAACATCATTTAGATTTAATTTCCCATGACACTCATTTTTGTTAACGGCAGAAAGTGAACCATGAGATAGGAATTAGCAGTGTATTGATGtaggtggcgtgtgtgtgtgtgtttgtgtgtgtgtgagagagagctgaTCCCTTTGAGtatttttgtgtctgtatgtgtgtgtatccgtgcacgtgtatgtgcatgcatgtatgggtgtgtgtatgtgtgctttgtgtgcatgtgcatctgtgcgtgtgctttgtgtgtgtttgtgtgtgtctgtgtccatatgtttgtgcatttgtgtgtgtgtgtatgtgcgtgtgagtgtgtgtgtgtgtgtgtgtgtgtgtgtatgggtgcatgtgtgtgtgtggctgtgtatgtgcgtgcgtgcctgtgtgtgcgtgtgtgtgtgtgtgtgtgtgcctgtgtgagtgtgtgtgtgtgtgtgtgtgcgtgcgtgcgtgcctgtgtgtgtgtgtgtgtgtgtgcctgtgtgtgtttgtgtatgggtgcgtgtgtgtgtgtgtgtgtgtgtgtgcctgtgtgtgcgtgcgtgcctgtgtgtgtgtgtgcgtgcgtgcgtgcgtgcctgtgtgtgtgtgtgcctgtgtgtgtgtgtgtgtgcctgtgtgtgcttgcgtgcctgtgtgtgtgtgtgtgtgtgtgtgtgtgtgtgtgcctgtgtgtgcgtgcgtgcctgtgtgtacctgtgtgtgcgtgcgtgcctgtgtgtgcctttgtgtgcgtgcgtggctgtgtgtgtgcgtgtgtgtgcctgtgtgtgcgtgtgtgcctgtgtgtgcctgtgtgtgcgtgcgtgcctgtgtgtgtgcgtgtgtgcaccccTCCAGTCCTACCAGGACCTGGTCCAGAGGTTGGAGCCGGTGATCATGGAGCTGGAGCGCCAGGGCAACGTGCTGGTGGTCTGCCACCAGGCCGTCATGAGGTGTCTGCTGGCCTACTTCCTGGACAAGAGTGCAggtagggttaaccctaaccctaaccctagccctaaatCCAAACCGCTGCTCATAAAGTCTCTCTTAGGAGAGACTTGAGGCTCAACCGCTATCACTGGTCACTGAACTGTAGGTGCACACATATTCATAACTCTGGCCGTTGATGCCATGCTCGCCCTATAGAGACGCTATGTGGATGTGTCTGACTCTGTCTTGTATTTGCTCTTAAATGGATAAAGTGCATGATTGATTGTAATCTTTGAATGATGCTTACTTCACTTGGAAGTCTCGTGGGCACACCTGATCAAATGTAGGATGAATACTCAGTATTAAGATAAAGGCAGGCTACCAATAGCAGtccatacacacaaccacacacaccaacgtgtGGAAGACTGCATATTGATGGTTTGTTTTCATCTCTTAGAGGACCTTCCCTACATGAAATGTCCTCTCCACACCGTCCTAAAGCTCACCCCCGTTGCATACGGTAGGCAACGTTTTGCAAGGTCTAATAATTGGCCATAATAAACAGTGATTATTTTATTAGCATTGTTATTATTTCTTCTTTGTTGTTGCTTTCCAGGTTGCAAAGTGGAAATGTTTTCCCTTAATGTGGAGGCAGTGAACACGCACCGGGACAGACCTCTTGTGAGTCCACCCAAGCCGTCTCGTTGTTCTTTGCATTTGCTGCTGTTGACCTgaagcccccccgccccgtctTATACTAGTGCGGATGCATCTTGCCTGCTAGGAGGATAATGGATTAATGCTTACCCTTGGGGCAGACATCGTCTTGTTCATCCCATCTTCTTTGGCTTCATTTGAGCCCCCTGGATAGCGCCTTGCTTTGCGTTAATGTCTGTGGAGTGAACTCTGCTCCCTAACCCTTCCCTGCTTGCATCGTAGATTTAGACGCTTCCTATTTGACTTTCTATTTCACAAGAGGACATGTGGGCCCCCCCAGACCTCCTGGAGGATAGGGCCTCTGATGTGTCCTATCGTATCTCCCCTCTCCTTACTGGCTTTGAAGGAGCTGAATCCGGCTTAAGTGCCATCGTGGTCTCCTTTCAGATCCATCGTGGTCTCCCTTCAGATCTAATCTAAAGTGTGGTGCAGTGTACAGGTGTGAGGCCTTGTGACTGGGTACCGATTGAAGGAGCATAGTAAAGTAGAAACATGAAAAACAAATGGTTGCTCATGCTTCTGTATCATCTTTGATCCCTGCGCTTCTGCTGTTCACTCATGCTATACGCTTACGTGAATAATAATCCTGAGAAAAAGGCTCTAATTCAACACatacatctgtgtttgtgtgtatgtgtgtgtgtgtgtgtgtgtgtgtgtgtgtgtgtgtgtgtgtgtgtgtgtgtgtgtgtgtgtgtttaaggtaCATTTGCTTAATTTGAACAGCATATGTTTGTCTATCTTGTCCATTGTTTACAAGAGTTATTCCTATTCCTATTTTTTATTCAAAGTTTAGAACCACAAACTAGATACGTCTCGTAGATCTGTGTTCACGGCCACATAGTGCAGGGCTTGCTTGGGTCGTGTCCTGGGGAGATGTGTCCATTGTTGTTTATTCTTATGTTGACCTGATAACGCGTGCAGTGTGTCCCGGTCTCCCCGCAGGCCAACGATCCCAGGGACACCGTTCCCATCCTGAGACGCAATAGTTACACGCCACTGGCCAGTCACGACCAGGTCAAACGGCCCCGGCTGTACAGCGCCGGGAACAGGCCCTGGCTGCCCTcggcccccaccccctctgctCTCATGCCGGAGGGACAGCAGAGCCAAGTTAGTGTCAGAGTCACCCCCAACCTCCCACACCCCCCACCTTCACCACACCAGACCAGTCCGCTGTGCAGCCCCAGGCCTTCGCTCGTCTCCGCGGTTTCACGTCTGCTCTGGGTCGACGCCGTCTGTCTTTCTGGTGCATGGTGCCCTTGCTTCACAGCTCTGCTCGGCCTAGCATGATAGCACGCCTACCGTTAGCATTAGCAGGTCTAATGCTAGCTTTAGCTTCACATCTACTgggcacactcatacacacactatatattACCCATTTGTCTATGGGAAAAGAAGAATGGAAACTATTACAATTCCAGATATCTTGCATAAATTGCAAGATGCAACATCGGACACgaacagtcacacagacacatatgtataaatatatatgtatagatataaatgttataaaaaataaagaatcatTACCAATTTGGTGTTGAGAGGTGTGCCGTTTCCATTTGTGTGTTTCGGAAGAAACAGTGGCATTGTCTTGTGAGTCCAGTGCTTCAGTCGTTCTCCATATCTCTatctatccctctgtctctctctctctctgc belongs to Gadus morhua chromosome 13, gadMor3.0, whole genome shotgun sequence and includes:
- the pfkfb2b gene encoding 6-phosphofructo-2-kinase/fructose-2,6-bisphosphatase 2 isoform X1, producing MSSVQRVGSPANLAEAKRSELRMKEKKCSWASYMTNSPTVIVMIGLPARGKTYMSKKLTRYLNWIGVPTKVFNLGVYRREAVRAYKSYDFFRHDNQEAMKIRKQCALVALQDVRAYLTDEGGQIAVFDATNTTRERRDLILAFVQENAFKVFFVESECDDPEVIAANILEVKVSSPDYPERHRERVMDDFLKRIECYKVTYQPLDPDQYDKDLSFIKVMNVGVRFLVNRVQDYIQSKIVYYLMNIHVHSHSIYLCRHGESNHNVEGRIGGDSELSHRGRLFSQALRSFIEQHQLWDLKVWTSQLRRTIQTAEELAVPYEQWKILNEIDAGVCEEMSYEMIQASFPEEFALRDHDKYHYRYPGGESYQDLVQRLEPVIMELERQGNVLVVCHQAVMRCLLAYFLDKSAEDLPYMKCPLHTVLKLTPVAYGCKVEMFSLNVEAVNTHRDRPLCVPVSPQANDPRDTVPILRRNSYTPLASHDQVKRPRLYSAGNRPWLPSAPTPSALMPEGQQSQVSVRVTPNLPHPPPSPHQTSPLCSPRPSLVSAVSRLLWVDAVCLSGAWCPCFTALLGLA
- the pfkfb2b gene encoding 6-phosphofructo-2-kinase/fructose-2,6-bisphosphatase 2 isoform X2; its protein translation is MSSVQRVGSPANLAEAKRSELRMKEKKCSWASYMTNSPTVIVMIGLPARGKTYMSKKLTRYLNWIGVPTKVFNLGVYRREAVRAYKSYDFFRHDNQEAMKIRKQCALVALQDVRAYLTDEGGQIAVFDATNTTRERRDLILAFVQENAFKVFFVESECDDPEVIAANILEVKVSSPDYPERHRERVMDDFLKRIECYKVTYQPLDPDQYDKDLSFIKVMNVGVRFLVNRVQDYIQSKIVYYLMNIHVHSHSIYLCRHGESNHNVEGRIGGDSELSHRGRLFSQALRSFIEQHQLWDLKVWTSQLRRTIQTAEELAVPYEQWKILNEIDAGVCEEMSYEMIQASFPEEFALRDHDKYHYRYPGGESYQDLVQRLEPVIMELERQGNVLVVCHQAVMRCLLAYFLDKSAEDLPYMKCPLHTVLKLTPVAYGCKVEMFSLNVEAVNTHRDRPLANDPRDTVPILRRNSYTPLASHDQVKRPRLYSAGNRPWLPSAPTPSALMPEGQQSQVSVRVTPNLPHPPPSPHQTSPLCSPRPSLVSAVSRLLWVDAVCLSGAWCPCFTALLGLA